The Trypanosoma brucei brucei TREU927 chromosome 9, whole genome shotgun sequence genome includes a window with the following:
- a CDS encoding variant surface glycoprotein (GPI-Anchor Signal predicted for Tb09.160.0260 by DGPI v2.04 with cleavage site probability 2.4940002 near 519), whose protein sequence is MMFGKATGEKIELASTSAAITLLICMLGTPSEVDATAGHAIKRQHWVAIFELGQDAEKIPALALTNLRSAASVAEDAFTKLLRALIYAQANLTRRTLPKEKAAWFFLGEEVAAGLAYFKGGKAAADITAARNAGRLQGAITEFIELHAEGSDGTNGCLSADDDGGNPISGKATFSGATTACKANWDDVKAASTRPTVIAANGLVGKLQNGVDHDNLVNGAKQCDINSAKTTFKLSDGASDGTNVGTHIPKMAAGIITVGTTGLEIPSMASVGPTTGHHDFLKSIVQAAKCDQHRLQKAAVDTLAEAQKEPRFKKATKIHLQNKKSDDPDDEDSRERAIKTAYGDDDGMRKVLYAHPDGQPIPKAALGTDADTTLGQITDVGELMRLYFYYSDLNKQKLLEAEKKLQEVETKTATKSAEDKEKECNTKGKDKKEECEKLAKEGCVFNTEAKKCELKKEVKPELEKANQETGKTTTDKCGIEKPPEDCEKVQGTKPKGKNVVCGWIDYIDGKGKVEPACRSSSFLVDKKLALISAAFVSLLF, encoded by the coding sequence ATGATGTTCGGCAAAGCAACTGGAGAAAAGATTGAGCTGGCGAGCACATCGGCGGCGATAACCCTCCTTATTTGCATGTTGGGTACCCCTAGCGAGGTGGATGCAACTGCAGGGCACGCTATCAAGAGACAGCATTGGGTTGCTATTTTTGAACTAGGGCAGGATGCAGAAAAGATACCAGCTTTAGCACTGACAAACCTGAGGAGCGCTGCAAGCGTGGCCGAAGATGCATTCACGAAGCTACTAAGAGCGCTAATTTACGCGCAAGCTAACCTCACTAGAAGAACCCTACCAAAGGAAAAGGCAGCATGGTTTTTTTTGGGAGAAGAGGTCGCCGCTGGTCTAGCTTACTTCAAGGGCGGCAAAGCAGCAGCTGACATAACAGCCGCCCGTAACGCCGGTAGGCTGCAGGGCGCCATCACAGAATTCATTGAGCTCCACGCAGAGGGCTCAGACGGAACTAACGGCTGTCTCAGCGCAGATGACGACGGGGGCAACCCGATCAGCGGCAAGGCAACTTTCTCAGGCGCAACAACGGCATGCAAAGCAAACTGGGATGACGTAAAAGCAGCATCAACAAGGCCAACAGTTATCGCCGCCAACGGACTCGTAGGAAAACTGCAAAACGGAGTCGACCACGACAATCTAGTAAACGGAGCGAAACAGTGCGATATAAACTCAGCGAAAACGACCTTCAAGCTGTCTGACGGGGCAAGCGACGGAACTAACGTGGGCACGCACATACCGAAAATGGCGGCAGGCATAATAACAGTGGGCACCACGGGACTCGAGATACCAAGCATGGCAAGCGTGGGACCGACGACTGGGCACCACGACTTCTTGAAATCAATAGTACAAGCAGCAAAGTGCGACCAACACAGACTGCAAAAAGCAGCAGTGGACACCCTGGCAGAGGCGCAGAAGGAACCGAGGTTCaaaaaggcaacaaaaatacaCCTCCAAAACAAGAAATCCGACGACCCCGATGATGAAGACTCCAGAGAGCGTGCGATAAAGACGGCATACGGCGACGACGACGGCATGCGGAAGGTGCTTTACGCCCACCCAGATGGCCAACCAATCCCCAAAGCAGCACTAGGCACCGACGCCGACACAACATTAGGCCAAATCACGGACGTTGGTGAACTGATGCGTTTGTACTTTTACTATTCGGACTTGAACAAGCAGAAACTACTAGAAGCTGAGAAAAAACTTCAAGAAGTAGAAACCAAGACGGCTACAAAATCAGCAGAagacaaagagaaagaatgcaataccaaagggaaagacaaaaaggaagagtgtGAAAAACTAGCGAAAGAGGGGTGCGTTTTTAACACAGAAGCCAAAAAGTGTGagttgaaaaaagaagtgaaaccTGAGctagaaaaagcaaaccagGAAACAGGAAAGACAACAACAGATAAGTGTGGCATAGAAAAACCTCCTGAGGACTGCGAAAAAGTGCAAGGTACGAAacccaaaggaaaaaatgtcGTTTGTGGTTGGATTGATTATATTGATGGAAAGGGCAAAGTTGAGCCAGCTTGCCGCTCTTCTAGTTTTCTAGTCGACAAGAAACTTGCTCTTatttctgctgcatttgtgaGCTTGCTTTTTTGA
- a CDS encoding variant surface glycoprotein (GPI-Anchor Signal predicted for Tb09.160.0280 by DGPI v2.04 with cleavage site probability 0.78000003 near 505), with product MQNQTATKVISHTAVAAGVPALLMLLSRCCQAQAVTEPSSDKVTNLCTEAKYTEYLANRIVAAAERQEREISDMQIYAEAWDLLAAVTNQTEKRAATYALAAYMSTAAATARRVHNGKYKAAVATAKFLHRRAALTRTLLAINIRGKTIVGVSKIQGYSVSIGECPGDETPILRGDGSCAHRTNDNSQPEGISVNLKTATHIKLLNSSKLRPLGITHLVEIKKTKGPESAEALVERCGHLLKGDHYVKFEASTTEKDSLITVEPIRIFEGSDSSTNCAVIQNESTKSEKDNDLLINKLCKYIKEPDPQIITISSLTPVTLANTTEVQLAFKSFFHETRGKSSAGSSVEAQLQKLYGGDKQNFTRDFVKVLWTKNVTYHIGSGFVTETLLDAVRNKNAQKALIYLEDQRPTEEAKQAQSDETEITKTGCSGKGKQDCSGECTWEGNEEKGRCESDERKDTKKQNETQMRKWPRALQWMMARQEGNCKAIQQEDCKEDCTWEDGVCDGAVGISALMSIPLFMAFLLLA from the coding sequence ATGCAAAATCAGACCGCTACCAAAGTAATATCGCACACAGCTGTTGCAGCAGGTGTGCCCGCGCTACTCATGTTATTGTCGAGGTGTTGCCAGGCGCAAGCAGTAACAGAGCCATCTTCTGACAAGGTGACAAATCTCTGCACAGAGGCTAAGTATACGGAGTACCTCGCAAATCGCATCGTAGCGGCGGCAGAAAGGCAGGAGCGCGAAATATCCGACATGCAAATTTATGCAGAGGCATGGGATCTTCTTGCCGCAGTTACAAACCAAACAGAGAAACGGGCCGCGACGTATGCCCTTGCCGCGTACATGTCCACCGCAGCGGCGACAGCAAGGCGGGTCCACAATGGGAAGTACAAGGCAGCGGTAGCAACCGCAAAGTTTCTGCACAGGAGAGCGGCACTAACGCGCACGTTGCTGGCGATTAATATTCGGGGGAAGACAATAGTTGGAGTAAGCAAAATACAGGGCTACAGCGTATCCATAGGAGAATGCCCTGGCGATGAAACACCGATATTACGCGGCGACGGAAGTTGTGCACACCGAACCAATGATAACAGCCAACCAGAAGGAATTTCCGTTAACTTGAAGACAGCAACGCATATCAAACTGCTAAATAGCAGCAAACTAAGACCACTGGGAATAACGCATCTGGTTGAGAttaaaaaaacgaagggacCGGAAAGCGCAGAAGCATTAGTTGAGAGGTGTGGACATCTGCTGAAAGGTGACCATTATGTTAAATTCGAGGCATCGACGACTGAAAAAGACAGCCTCATCACTGTAGAGCCGATTAGGATATTCGAGGGTAGCGACTCGAGCACAAATTGCGCTGTGATACAAAATGAATCGACGAAATCAGAAAAAGATAACGACTTACTGATAAACAAGTTATGCAAATACATAAAAGAACCCGATCCTCAGATAATAACCATATCCAGTCTAACGCCTGTCACGTTAGCAAACACGACCGAAGTCCAACTCGCGTTCAAAAGCTTCTTTCACGAAACAAGAGGTAAATCCTCGGCCGGAAGCAGCGTCGAAGCGCAACTTCAAAAACTTTACGGGGGGGATAAGCAAAACTTCACCAGAGACTTCGTAAAAGTTCTGTGGACTAAGAACGTGACGTACCACATTGGCTCAGGATTCGTAACTGAAACACTCCTTGATGCGgttagaaacaaaaacgcacAGAAGGCTCTAATTTATCTGGAAGATCAAAGACCAACAGAAGAGGCAAAGCAAGCACAATCAGACGAAACTGAAATCACCAAAACGGGCTGCAGTGGTAAGGGGAAACAGGACTGCAGTGGCGAATGCACATGGGAAGGCAACGAGGAAAAAGGTAGATGCGAATCAgacgaaaggaaagacacaaagaaacagaaCGAAACTCAAATGCGGAAATGGCCCAGAGCACTTCAGTGGATGATGGCACGACAAGAAGGAAATTGCAAAGCAATACAGCAGGAAGACTGTAAAGAAGACTGCACATGGGAGGATGGAGTTTGTGACGGTGCAGTTGGCATTTCTGCTTTGATGAGTATTCCTCTGTTCATGGCATTTTTGCTCCTAGCATAA